GTCTGTGCGGTCTGCTCTGCAACGTCTACAGTCATGGGAAGCACGAATAGCGATGAATGGAATTGTTTTCACTGCATTGAATGAGATGGTTGAACGGACTTTCGGGCTGGAAGCCTGGGACGCATTGCTGCAACGAACGGGGCAATCCGGAATCTTCCCCACTGCCAGCAGCTATCCGGACGACGGCATCATGGAACTGCTGACGGCTCTGGCGGCACAGCAACGAGTGCCGTTGCCAGACGTCACGCGAATGTTCGGCGAGTTTCTTTTCACGGCGTTTCAAAAAGGCGACCGAGCAAAAATGCCCGAGGGTGATTCGGTTGACGAAATTTTGATGTCCGTCGATGAAGCCATCCTTGCCACCGTGGCAAAACAGTTTCCGACAGCAACGCTGCCTCGGTTCAACGTCGACGTCCGACACACAACACGCCGCATGGTCATGACGATGCGATCCGGGGCCTGAAACTGATTCACGGGGACCGGCCCCAAGACACGCGAACGCCTTGCCGCTTGCCACGTTGACTGTCACTAAACCGTAGCGGAGGAATTCCGATTCACTCTGGCGCGACGATCCAGGCCAACAGGTCCAGCACTTCGTCGCGAGTCATCGTGTTCAGCAGCCCTTCCGGCATAATAGAAATCTTCGATTCTTCGCGTTCATCGATCTCTGACTTCGCGATTTCAACCATCGCCGCATTCTTGTCCAGCGGGCTGGCGGCCAGCTTGATAACATCGTCCGTTTCCTCAATAACGACGCCACTGTGCAGCTTGCCCGCCGCGGTGATGATGATCTGAGTTCGATACTGCTGCTCGATGTCTTTCGACGGCTGCAGCATTGATGTCAGTACGTCCTGCGGCGTCAACTTTCCGGCGGCGATTTTTTCGCGGACCGTCTTGAGATCCGGACCGACACTTCCCCCGTCGCCGTTCATCTTGTGGCATTGCTGGCAGGAAACGTCTTTAAACAGCGACTTGCCACGATCGTGGTTGCGGTCCGCCTCGCTTAGCTTCGCCACGGCCGGTGCAAGTTCTTCCGGTTTCCACTTGCGTATAAACTGCCGTTGAGGAATCTCACTGGCTTCCACTTCGCTCTGCTGGTTCATGGCGTCGAGCGGGATGTCGCTGATGTCGTTCACGATGTGAAGCGTGCCCCACATCGTTCGCCAGTGGCCGGGGAACGTGCAAACGTATTGATAGTCGGCGGCTTCATCAGCAGCTGTTAGTTGCAACTTTTCGCGTTGACCAGGCTGCAGCATACCGGTGCCGCTCACAACCTTGTCGCTGTCGGGGATGAACTGTTTGGCAAACGCGTCGGGGGAAGCTCCCATTTTTTCAGCAAGAATACCGACCTCGGTTCGCGAATCGGGCAGCGTGACCACCAGGTTATGCGGCATGATGTCGACGTTGTCCAGCACGATTTCAAACGGCTTTCCGGCCTGCACGTACAGATCGGTGCGATCGTACGCCATGCGATGAGGCACCGGCCTGACGATAAGCACATCGATCGCCAGTTCGCTGATTTTGCGGCGCAGGCTGAGAGCTTCTGCGCGTGGCAGCGTGGTGGATAGATCGCGAGCCAGTTGAATCGCGTCCAACACACCGCCTTCCGTGCGTTCTTTAGCCGGGACGGATTCGATCCACTTGATGAGTTCGTCGATGACAGAGCGCGTTTCTTTGGCGGGCAGGTTGCTGCGGTTCAGCTTCTGAGCGGCCCTGACAGCGACGTCTCGGTATTCCGCTTGGATCATCAGCGGCTGCAACGACCGAAACGTTTCCAGATCGCGGTTCGGGATTGAAGCAAGGGCCAGCGCGGCGGAGCGTCGGATGGATGCTTTAGGATCGCTTGAGCCCGCCGTCAGCAGAAGCTGAATACGATCGTAGAGAGATTCGCGAACGCTGGCGTCCTGAATCAACGGGACAGCTTCGAGCAGTGCGTCGAGTTTTCCTTCGTCCGTTTTGGCTTCGTTCCACAACAGATCGGCCGAACCGTCAGCGGCGATCAAAGCCACCGTGGCGACTTTTCGCGTGATGTCGCGGTTGGCCGATTCAGCCAGCGATGCGATCTGGTCGCGTTTCGGTTTCAGTGCCGCGGCCGGCGTCATGCTGATCATGTGAGTCATGTCAGCGATGATGTGATCGGCGTGTCTTAGTTCGGATTCATCGAGCCGCCGGATCGCTGACAGAGTTTCCGTCACCATATCCGTGCCGCGCAGTTTGCCGAGGCCGTTGATGGCTTCCATGCGATAGCTGTGGACGATGCCTTCTCGCGAAAGCAGTTCGGTGTAAACCGGTTCGCTGCGTTTCATGCCCAGCAGGTCGGGCGTGGAAACTCGGCTGACGATGTATTCGACGGCTTTCGGGTTCCCGACAGCAAACGGCTGCCCGGTCCCCAACGACGGCAGCCAGTACGGTTCGAGCGAGCGGATGGTATGCCGCAGCGTGTAGTCGATGTAGTAATCGGTGGGATGCTTGAGTGCTTCGAGAGCGATCTCGGCGGCTTCCGGGGTTTCGAAGAAGCTAAGAGCACGGACGGCTTCCAGTCGGACTCGGGGGTGTTCGTCGTTGATCGACCGGCGAAGCAGACCCAACGTTGACAGCCCGTCGGGCGCGAATGGGCGATTTTTCTCAATGCTGCTGAGATAATTCCCTTTCGGATCGTTCGCAATAGTGATACCGAGTGGCGAGTCTAAACGTTTACGCCAATACCCCAGAACTCTCGTAGCGGCAGAACGAACCCTGTAATTGTCACTCGCCAAGCCGTACAACAAGGTCACGGCGCTCACGGTTCGGGTAAATTCAATCTCCGATGAGATCGCATCGTGATGCTGCAGGACCCAGAGGGCTTCCAACGAGTAATGGTCAAATCTGGGATCGTCACCATCCAATGATTCTATCCACGCCATCAGCGCATCGACAACTTCGCGAGTCTCAAACTCCCGCAACTTCAACCTCGCTCGATACCGTACACGGTCTTCCGGTTCGGCCAGCAACCTCACCAGCGCATCAACATCGCCTTCGTCAATATCTGGTGGCGTTAAGAGATCTCGTCCCTTCGCCGTCACTCGCCAGATGCGGCCGTGAGTCTTGTCTCGGTTCGGGTCTCGCAGACTGTGCTGCATGTGGCCGATTAGTGGGTTGAACCAATCGACGACGTATAACGCTCCGTCGCCGCCGAATTCCAGATCTACCGGGCGGAAGTTGCGGTCGGTGGAATACAGCAGCGGTTCGATTTCTTTGCCTTCGAAACCGCTTCCGACCTCTTTGACCGTGTGCTGCATAATTCCCTGAAAGCCGATCACGTTATTCAGCAAAAAATTGCCCTGAGCTTCCGGCGGAAAGTGGCGGCTGCTGACGAACTCGCAGCCCGATGTCGGGCGGACTCGCTTGGGAAACCACTGCTTCATCTGTTCCTGATAGGCGAATCGAAACGGACCGAAATCTTTCTGGCCGGTGTACTGCGGAGCCTTCGTGCTTAATGCTGTTCCAAAATAGTTTTCGCCACCGGATGCGTCGGAGACAAACGTCTGCCCCCATGCGTCGAAGGCCGATCCCCATGGGTTGGCGAAGTTGTAATGAATGAAGGTTTCCAACTTTTCGCGAGTTGGGTCGTAGCGGTAGACCGCTCCGTAAGCATTTCGTACCGGACCATACGGCGTTTCCACTTGAGTCACATGAAACGTGCCTTCGTGCATGTACAGTCCGCCGCCTGGTCCCCAGGTGAAAGCTCCGATGGCGTGGTGCGAATCGGCGGAATCGAATCCGTGCAGCACGAGCCTGCGTTCGTCACCAACCAGATCGCCGTTAGTGTCACGGATGTGCATCAGGTTCGGTTCCTGAGCGACATAGATTCCGCCGTCGCCCAGTTCAAAACCAGTGGGCAGATGCAGGCCGTCGGCAAAGACGGTTTGCTTGTCGGCCTCGCCGTCGCCATCGGTGTCTTCGAGGATCAGAATTTTATCGTTGGGCTTGTTCGGTGGCAGGTACTGCGGATACGACGGCATCGTCGCGACCCAGCAGCGGCCCTTCAGATCAAATGTGATCTGGACGGGATTCTTAAGGTCTGGGAAGTTAATCTCGCTGGCAAACAGATTGACTTCATAGCCATCCTGGACGACGAATTTCTTCGCGGCTTCGTCGGGAGGCAGAATTCGCACCGGCTGTTTGAAGTTGGTCGGCACGTCGTACAGCGGCCGAGTTCCGCTATCGTCGATGCTGGCTGGCACTGTTTCACCCCGAGCCACCTTCCAGATCCGAGCGTCTCGCACGGCCGTCATGTCGTCGAGCTTACCTCGTTCGTTTTCGATGACGTAGGCGTCGGTGTAGGGAGGGTTACCGTGATCGCGCTGAGAACGACCGCCATAGATGTAGTATCCGTTGACGGCTCGATAGCGGTGAAAGAACTGGAAGTTTTTTTCGAGCACCTCAGCGCGAAGAGGTTCGAGTTTGTCGGACCAGTCTGGTGACTTTCCGAACAGCCCTTGCATCAACAAAGGAGCCATCGCCTTGTAGCCGTCTTCCGAAAGGTGCACGCTGTTGAAGGTTAGGTTCTCTTCATGCTGCTGGTACAGGTCCAGCGTCGGATGAAACAAATCGACAAACGACACCTCATGCTTGTCAGCGAGTTGCTGCATCGCTCGCGTATAGAGCTTCAGATTTTCATTCGTTGCCGAACCGTCCGGCCAATGCGGATTGTCGGTGTCCTCAGCCGCAATCGGAGACATCAGTACCAGCTTCGGAGGGGCTTCTCCGTTGTAATTCTGGCTCAGCGTGTGAGTGACAAACGCTTCCAGTTCGGCTTTAAACGTCGGCAGTCCCTTTGGCCCGGCGAACGATTCGTTGAAACCGAAGAAGGCCAGAATCACGTCCGCCTGTTGCATGGTCAGGTGTTGATCGGGCGTGCCGAAATCCAGCGAACGAGGCCGAAAACGAACTTCATCGGCGGAATAGCCGAGGTTCCTGACAACCAGATCGTGTTCTGGAAACTGCGCATGGAGCAGCGTTTCGAAGTATCCGAAATGCTGCATCCGTTCGGCCAGCGTATTGCCAATCAGGCAGACATGGTCACCTCTGTTCAGCACCAATCGATCGGACGCCGCGACTTTTTCGGCTGGTGTAGTTCCTGCCAGCAGAACAAGTAAGAGCGTGAAGGTTTTCAGAAAATGAATCATGAGCCAATCGCATCTGTTGTGCATTGCAAATACCCCAAACGAAAAAGGGCACCGGTATGATACCGGTGCCGCGAGGGGACGCATCAGGAATTTGGAAGGAAGGGAGATGCAGAAGGGAGCTAATCACCATGAAAGGAGAAGGGGAAAGGTGACATGCCGTCAGCCCGGATGGGGAAGGGGTAAGCTGACGGTGATGCTTTCAAGTGTCTCAAAAAATGAGTCGTCACAATCTGAAGTTATGGGTTTCAGATCACTTCAACAACTAGTCGTCCAGTGCCACTGTGGTTTGAGGAGCTGAGCGTTCGTTTGATGAAGCGGTGCGACTGCTTTCGCTGGAACTACGGCTGGCTTTCCAACCACCGATTCGTACCGTCGCGTTCGCCTTCGGCTGACTCACACGTGGCTGGCTTGCGGCAGTTCGTCCGGATCGTGATGAATTCGAACGCGAGTAGCTGGACCGAACGACTTCGTTACGTGGGCGGTCCAAAGAGGCCCCAAAGCTTGGTGGTGCGATGCTGTCGGCAGGAAATGTCTTTGGTGGCTTGGACAGAGGTTCGTCTTCGATCGGTGGAGTCAGAGTCCGCGAACGGCTCGAACGTTGAAAGCGGCCATCGTCGTCTGCGTCGCTTCGCTTGAATTCACGATCGCCGTTCCGAGCTGGGGCTTTTCCATCTTCCTGAAACGCACTTCGCGTTTCACCGAATGCCGGGTCAGGTTCCGGTCGATTCGCCACTCGGCTGGTGTCGGCATCGTCGACGATCCACGCGGTGGTTGCTCCACCCGCATATCCGCCGTAGCCGCCATACCCATAGGCCATTGAAGTGCCGATGGGTACGGTGCGATACGCCGTCACTGGTTTATTGACCATCACGGTTTGTTTCTTCATGACCAGCTTCTGAACGGCCACTCGTTCGGTCTTCACTTTGGCGACCATGTGCGTTTCATTGACCACAACCTGCTTAGTGCCTCGTACAGCCACCTGCCGCGTTGTGGCGACGTTGCAGGCCATCATCTTTGGCACATACTGACGGCTGGTGCGATAGTTGGGCGTGAACGCCGAACGAAACGAATAGCCTGTTCGGTTTAACCAGCCCATGAAACCGGGACGCGGGTCAACCTGACACGGAGCACACTTGGCGACCGGTGTGTAGTTAGTCTGCCAGCGGCCCATGTCGCGATGGACGACTCGATTTTCTGTAACGTTCTGGTACGAAACAGTGGGCACTTCGACGGTTCGTTGCCGACTGACCGGTTCGTAGACGGTGACCTGTCGGTCTTCGTAGGCCGTTTCATACGTCGGCACTTCGACGGTTTGTTTTTCCTGCCGGTAGGTGGTCACCGGCACTGTTTGGTAACAGACCTGCTGCACCGGCTGGACGGGCGTGCAGGACGTGACCTGTGCACACGACGCCATCGAATGGATGGGCGGCGCGACGGCAGCGGCCGTACCACAGCTTGAACAGCCGCTGTCGTAGAACTGAGCGGATGCCAGCGGTTGACTGGCCAGTGCCACAACAAGTGCGGAAGCTGTTGAGAAACTTCTGAACAACATGACTTTCTTCCCTGAGAGGAACTTACTGAGGCACAGCCGAAGTGCGGGTTCGGTAATTCTGCGCAACGGCAAAGTTGAGAAGATCACAGTCTGCCAATGGACACACGGGCAAGCTGCGAAACAGGATTGAGATAGACGGGAACACTGGCAACTTCAGGAGGAAGCCGCCGGACGGGCATCACAGGAATGTGATGAGAGGTTTGTGGTGAAGATGTGACGCAGAACTGAGCCAGACGGCCAAATGTGCCGCGTTCAGCACTGCGTGAGTCAGAGATTTAACGCAACCGAAAAAATGGGTCAATAGCGGTTAAAGTTTCTAAAGCGGAAGTTTCTGCTCGATCAAACCCCAATCGACGTAAGTCCAATAGCTTCGTTCCGTCTCCGGCAGAATCTGCGCGGTCACGTTGTCGCGAGGGTTCTGCTTCCCGATCAGCAACCTGATATCGCTACAGAATCACCAATAAACGCGTTTGCATTTCTGGTGGTGCGAATCGCCGAGTCGCGCAGCTTTCGCTGCACAAAACGAACGGCTTGATTCTGCTCAACAAGGACGGCCAGGCCTGTGAGGTTCGCTGTTCGGCGGCTTCTCTACTTGGAAAGTCGAGCCACAATCGCTGCATCTAGCGGTTGGGGATGTAGACGTACCTGGCGCCCGATTGAGAGGCCAGATGCTGCAGCCAGGTCGGATCGCGTGATTCTCTGGCACCGCTGGCGAATTCAACGACGTGAATTTGAGCATCGCTGCGGTTGGCTCGGCGAATGGCCTTGAGTTCCGCCGGCGACAGCGACGGTTCGGCTCCGTCCGTCAAAAAGTAAACGACATCAGGGTTAAGGGCTAATGCGGCCAGCAGTGGTGGCATATGTTTTGTCCCGCTGGAGGCTTCCTCCGCATCAATCGCAAATTCGGCCAACTGCACCTTAACGACGGTCGCCTCATAAAGGTCCTGCTTTGGTCCAGTGCGGAATTCCACCGGCTTCACCTGGTCGTTGTAGAACAAGATTTGAAACCGTTGATTCGGCTTCAACAGCCGCAAGCTGCTCTTAAGCTGGCTTTTGGCCAGATCCAGTCGGCCGCCTCCCATGCTGCTGGAAATATCGATCACGTATACAAACGTTTGGCCATTGCCGACGATATTCATGAAGGATGTATCGCCCGGCCCCGGAGTTAACGAGCCCGCTGCCCCGCCGCCATTTCTCGATCGCGGACGAATCAATTCGGGAATCCCGGTTCCAACAGACGGCAGCCCGCCAATGGGAGCCCCTGGGCCGATCGTTTCTGGTAGCTCACGATCTGCGTTTTCGGCTTGCGCTTCTGATTCGCTGGGCTGTTCGTGCCCCAGCATTTCGGCCACGCTGGGCACTTCGGTAGGAAGAGCTTCCTGCACAGGTCGGTCCTGCGGCTGTTCCGTCGGCTGTTCTGCTTCGCCGTTCTGTGAATCGGTGGATGAGTTCTCGGCCGGGTTTGCCGCACTGTTCGGCACGATGGCCAGCCCGATTTCGCGATAATCACGGCCTCCGGCAGCGGATGGAGCTCCCTTGTCGCAGCCGCGAAGCGACATCCCGGCGATGACCAGAATCAGTGCATGCACGCACAGCGACGCAAGGCTGCAGGGCAACAGCGACCACTTTTCGATTCGCGGAGATGCTGTTTGAGGTTGCATGGCGGGCGTTCACTTAAGGAAGTTCCTGTACCCTCAGCTTACGCGAGTCAAGGGCCGATAATCAACCCGGATTTCAGGTTCGAGGAGTGAGCTGGAGGAGGTCTTCGATCGGGAGTTGGAACGTCGAATGCCGAACAAGGAATGTCGAAGTCAGAAGTGGGTTGCAGTTGTGCTGTACCGCAGGACGGGACGGAAGTCAGAGATTACCTGCCGCCGTCTTCGGCCCAACCAGGAATTCGCCACCATCCCAACGGCTTTTCCCTTCGTGATTCAAAATTCCTTGTTCGGCATTCGACCTTCTTTCCCTATCAACTTCCAATCCCTCGCCGGCCCACTACCGTCCGACCAGCATTCCCAGGCATTCCTTTGCCACTCGAGTCGTCGCGTGCAGCGAATCGGCCGACGGAATATACG
This DNA window, taken from Fuerstiella marisgermanici, encodes the following:
- a CDS encoding vWA domain-containing protein — encoded protein: MQPQTASPRIEKWSLLPCSLASLCVHALILVIAGMSLRGCDKGAPSAAGGRDYREIGLAIVPNSAANPAENSSTDSQNGEAEQPTEQPQDRPVQEALPTEVPSVAEMLGHEQPSESEAQAENADRELPETIGPGAPIGGLPSVGTGIPELIRPRSRNGGGAAGSLTPGPGDTSFMNIVGNGQTFVYVIDISSSMGGGRLDLAKSQLKSSLRLLKPNQRFQILFYNDQVKPVEFRTGPKQDLYEATVVKVQLAEFAIDAEEASSGTKHMPPLLAALALNPDVVYFLTDGAEPSLSPAELKAIRRANRSDAQIHVVEFASGARESRDPTWLQHLASQSGARYVYIPNR
- a CDS encoding heme NO-binding domain-containing protein; its protein translation is MNGIVFTALNEMVERTFGLEAWDALLQRTGQSGIFPTASSYPDDGIMELLTALAAQQRVPLPDVTRMFGEFLFTAFQKGDRAKMPEGDSVDEILMSVDEAILATVAKQFPTATLPRFNVDVRHTTRRMVMTMRSGA
- a CDS encoding PVC-type heme-binding CxxCH protein, with translation MIHFLKTFTLLLVLLAGTTPAEKVAASDRLVLNRGDHVCLIGNTLAERMQHFGYFETLLHAQFPEHDLVVRNLGYSADEVRFRPRSLDFGTPDQHLTMQQADVILAFFGFNESFAGPKGLPTFKAELEAFVTHTLSQNYNGEAPPKLVLMSPIAAEDTDNPHWPDGSATNENLKLYTRAMQQLADKHEVSFVDLFHPTLDLYQQHEENLTFNSVHLSEDGYKAMAPLLMQGLFGKSPDWSDKLEPLRAEVLEKNFQFFHRYRAVNGYYIYGGRSQRDHGNPPYTDAYVIENERGKLDDMTAVRDARIWKVARGETVPASIDDSGTRPLYDVPTNFKQPVRILPPDEAAKKFVVQDGYEVNLFASEINFPDLKNPVQITFDLKGRCWVATMPSYPQYLPPNKPNDKILILEDTDGDGEADKQTVFADGLHLPTGFELGDGGIYVAQEPNLMHIRDTNGDLVGDERRLVLHGFDSADSHHAIGAFTWGPGGGLYMHEGTFHVTQVETPYGPVRNAYGAVYRYDPTREKLETFIHYNFANPWGSAFDAWGQTFVSDASGGENYFGTALSTKAPQYTGQKDFGPFRFAYQEQMKQWFPKRVRPTSGCEFVSSRHFPPEAQGNFLLNNVIGFQGIMQHTVKEVGSGFEGKEIEPLLYSTDRNFRPVDLEFGGDGALYVVDWFNPLIGHMQHSLRDPNRDKTHGRIWRVTAKGRDLLTPPDIDEGDVDALVRLLAEPEDRVRYRARLKLREFETREVVDALMAWIESLDGDDPRFDHYSLEALWVLQHHDAISSEIEFTRTVSAVTLLYGLASDNYRVRSAATRVLGYWRKRLDSPLGITIANDPKGNYLSSIEKNRPFAPDGLSTLGLLRRSINDEHPRVRLEAVRALSFFETPEAAEIALEALKHPTDYYIDYTLRHTIRSLEPYWLPSLGTGQPFAVGNPKAVEYIVSRVSTPDLLGMKRSEPVYTELLSREGIVHSYRMEAINGLGKLRGTDMVTETLSAIRRLDESELRHADHIIADMTHMISMTPAAALKPKRDQIASLAESANRDITRKVATVALIAADGSADLLWNEAKTDEGKLDALLEAVPLIQDASVRESLYDRIQLLLTAGSSDPKASIRRSAALALASIPNRDLETFRSLQPLMIQAEYRDVAVRAAQKLNRSNLPAKETRSVIDELIKWIESVPAKERTEGGVLDAIQLARDLSTTLPRAEALSLRRKISELAIDVLIVRPVPHRMAYDRTDLYVQAGKPFEIVLDNVDIMPHNLVVTLPDSRTEVGILAEKMGASPDAFAKQFIPDSDKVVSGTGMLQPGQREKLQLTAADEAADYQYVCTFPGHWRTMWGTLHIVNDISDIPLDAMNQQSEVEASEIPQRQFIRKWKPEELAPAVAKLSEADRNHDRGKSLFKDVSCQQCHKMNGDGGSVGPDLKTVREKIAAGKLTPQDVLTSMLQPSKDIEQQYRTQIIITAAGKLHSGVVIEETDDVIKLAASPLDKNAAMVEIAKSEIDEREESKISIMPEGLLNTMTRDEVLDLLAWIVAPE